A genomic segment from Leptolyngbya boryana PCC 6306 encodes:
- the recF gene encoding DNA replication/repair protein RecF (All proteins in this family for which functions are known are DNA-binding proteins that assist the filamentation of RecA onto DNA for the initiation of recombination or recombinational repair.) gives MYLRSLHLRHFRNYLDQQVDFTSSKTILLGNNAQGKSNVLEAVELLSSLKSHRTSRDRDLIYDGETLSQITGHLKRETGETELTITLRENGRRTVSQNGMSLRRQLDFLGTLNMVQFSSLDLDLVRGGPDQRRHWIDGLLVQLEPVYAYVLQQYTQVLRQRNALLRARLREESEGRSIEAPDLALWDAQLAIAGSRVIRRRARVLDRLVPFAEEWHQAISGSTEKLEIRYAPNVQAEQDTPEALQQAFLEKIQARAIAEQHQGTTLVGAHRDEIEFLINQTPARQYGSQGQQRTLVLALKLAELKLIEDVIGEPPLLLLDDVLAELDLNRQNQLLDAIQDRFQTLITTTHLGSFDAQWIDSAQILEVKAGHLFEQSVRREQSEFLQNSDF, from the coding sequence ATGTACCTGCGCTCTCTGCATCTTCGTCACTTTCGGAATTACCTCGATCAGCAGGTCGATTTCACTTCCTCCAAGACCATTTTGCTGGGAAACAATGCACAGGGGAAATCGAACGTTCTTGAAGCGGTTGAATTGTTGTCGTCATTGAAATCGCATCGGACTTCTCGCGATCGCGATTTGATCTACGACGGTGAAACGCTTTCTCAAATTACCGGACACCTGAAACGCGAAACGGGAGAAACCGAACTGACGATTACGTTACGAGAAAACGGGCGGCGCACCGTGTCACAAAACGGTATGTCTTTGCGCCGACAGCTTGATTTTCTTGGCACGTTGAATATGGTGCAATTCTCTAGTCTCGATCTCGATCTGGTGCGAGGTGGACCCGATCAGCGCAGACATTGGATTGATGGGCTACTCGTTCAGCTTGAACCTGTTTATGCCTATGTGCTTCAGCAATACACTCAGGTTCTAAGGCAGCGCAATGCTTTGTTAAGAGCGCGCTTGCGAGAAGAAAGTGAAGGCAGATCGATCGAAGCTCCAGATTTAGCTCTGTGGGATGCTCAACTCGCGATCGCAGGTTCGCGCGTGATTCGCCGCCGAGCTAGAGTACTCGATCGCTTAGTGCCGTTTGCCGAGGAATGGCATCAAGCGATTAGTGGCAGTACTGAAAAACTAGAAATTCGCTACGCCCCGAATGTCCAAGCAGAGCAAGATACGCCAGAAGCCTTGCAGCAGGCATTTTTAGAGAAAATTCAGGCGAGAGCGATCGCAGAACAACATCAAGGCACAACTTTAGTCGGCGCACATCGCGACGAGATTGAATTTTTGATCAATCAAACCCCTGCTCGTCAGTACGGTTCACAAGGGCAACAGAGAACATTAGTTTTAGCATTGAAGTTAGCAGAACTGAAACTGATCGAAGATGTAATCGGTGAGCCACCGTTATTACTGTTAGATGATGTATTAGCAGAATTAGATCTAAATCGACAAAATCAATTGCTCGATGCGATTCAGGATCGGTTCCAGACTTTGATCACGACGACTCACTTAGGATCATTTGATGCCCAGTGGATTGATTCGGCTCAAATTTTGGAAGTGAAAGCAGGACATCTGTTTGAGCAGAGTGTGCGGCGCGAGCAGTCGGAGTTTTTGCAAAATTCTGATTTCTAA
- a CDS encoding glutathione S-transferase family protein: protein MLELYQFEMSHYAEKVRLILDYKGLPYRKVEVTPGIGQIELFQMSGQRKVPVLKDGSEIIADSTAIAEYLDRKYPENPIIPSDPKQKGLCLLIEQWADESLGLNARKGLIGSLSQNQSFRTAVLPTSTPDILKNLVGAIPGDFLGILGVGVGMGPDTVKEATDALKRSLTALSFMLTEQPYLVGDSPTLADFAVAGLSMYVKFPTGAYLDIPESLKGKGVAGIADVSIFDPFFNWRDKLYADFRQTSTSSYTPPSGSAPTSINID, encoded by the coding sequence ATGCTTGAGTTATATCAATTTGAGATGTCACATTATGCGGAAAAGGTGCGGCTGATTCTCGATTACAAAGGACTTCCCTATCGTAAAGTTGAGGTCACACCGGGAATTGGGCAGATTGAACTCTTTCAAATGTCAGGACAGAGAAAGGTTCCCGTGCTGAAAGATGGAAGTGAAATTATTGCTGATTCGACTGCGATCGCGGAATATCTCGATCGAAAATATCCCGAAAATCCAATTATCCCATCTGATCCAAAGCAAAAAGGTCTATGTCTGCTGATCGAACAGTGGGCAGATGAGTCGTTAGGGTTGAATGCCCGGAAAGGATTAATCGGATCGCTTTCGCAAAATCAAAGTTTTCGCACAGCCGTACTACCTACTTCGACTCCAGATATTTTGAAGAATTTGGTCGGAGCAATTCCGGGTGATTTTCTTGGGATTTTAGGCGTGGGAGTCGGCATGGGTCCAGACACAGTGAAAGAAGCAACCGATGCACTGAAACGCAGTTTGACGGCTCTTTCGTTTATGTTGACTGAGCAACCCTACTTGGTCGGTGATTCGCCGACGCTGGCAGATTTTGCGGTGGCTGGATTGTCGATGTATGTCAAGTTTCCAACAGGCGCATATTTAGATATTCCTGAATCGCTCAAAGGCAAGGGTGTCGCTGGTATTGCAGATGTGAGCATCTTCGACCCGTTCTTTAACTGGCGAGATAAGCTCTACGCTGATTTTCGCCAGACTTCAACGAGTAGTTACACGCCTCCAAGCGGATCAGCACCGACTTCGATCAATATTGACTAA